The genomic interval AAATCTGACAACTTAGATTTGCTTGAATTACTTTGTCTTAGCGCATCAATAGTTTTGATTAAAAAAACTTTTTCAATCAATGTACTTTTAATATTAAAATTAGTATTAAGTTTTAAATTTGTTTTAAATTTTTTGATCGTTTCATGATTATTAACAAACCATTCAAAAGCTGTTTTTTGGAATGACAATCCATTTGTTAAAAAAATAGCAATTTCTTCATTTTCTTCATTTTCAACTAAAAAACAAAAGTTAGCATACATTTTTTTAAGATTATTTTTCCACAGTTCTTTTGTCTCATTTATATATTTAACTTGATATGTTAAACTATCATCATGTTTTCTATAATAATATAATTTCTTTTTTATATGTGAAAATTTACTATGAACAATTGCCCGTAACCAAAAATCATAATCTTCAACTAAAAATAAATTTTCGTCATAACCATTATTTCTTTGAAATACCTCTTTTTTATATAAAAATGAAGCACCTATGAAATTTCCAAAAATATTATTTTCAAATTCTCCATATTCAACTTCAGTTAATATGGAGCCAATTTCATTAATCATTATAAAATCACTGTAAACAACATCAGCTTCTCTATTTTCTAATTCATTTACTAAAATTTCTATTGCATCAAATTTATATATATTATCATCACTTGTCCATGTAATAAAATCTCCTTTTGCAATACGATGACCAATATTTAAACTTGCTGGTAATTTTAGATTAATTGGATTATTTAAAACAGTAATTCGATGATCTTTTTCAAGAAATGGAGTTATTACTTCTAAAGTTCCGTCAGTTGAACAATCATTAACAATAATTAATTCAATATTGCTATAGGATTGATTTAAACAACTTTCAATTGCCAAGCTAATATATTTTTCACCATTATATACTGGAAGTATAATTGATATTAATTCATTATTTTTCATTGATTACCTTATTATATATTTTCCTCCATCTTTCATCAATTACACTTTGAGCGTAATTTTCTTTTACAAATGTAACTGCATTTGCTCCCATTTGCTCTAACTGATCGGTTTTATTAGCCAGAATTGCAATTTTATCAACTACAGTTTCTACATCATGTTCCGGACATACAAACCCTGAAATTCCATTATCAACTGTATATTTCACTCCCCCTGAATCAAAAACTACAACTGGCAGCCCACAAGATTGTGCCTCTAAGGTAGCTAAACCTTGTGTTTCTCTTCTGCCGTCAGGCAAAGGAACCGCCATTAACAAATAAACATCATGACACCATAAAGCTTCTCTAATTTCTACAGGTAATTTTTTTCCCAAAAAAAACACTTTTTCTTCTAAACTGTACTTTGTAGTCAAGTTTTCTAGATTTGACTGTTCTTCACCGCCACCAATAATCGTTAATTCAACATCAATTCCTTTATTTATCAATTGTCTAACAACTTCAATAGCAAAAAGTTGTCCTTTCACTTTATCTAATCGACCAACGGTAATTAACTTTAAAATAGAACTCGGGAGTTTCATTTGCTTTTTAGAATAAAAGAAATCAGTATCAACCCCAACAGGAATCAATTGCAACAATGATTTTGGGCAACCTATCTCTATTAACTTATCGCCTAAATAAGGTGTGTTGGCCGTAATTAAATCAGCATATTGAAATAAGTTGTCATAATAACCTTCCTGAGAAATAAATCCATTAATCGGAAAAAAAGCATCATGACCGTGAAAAGTCGCTATGAGTTTTGGTTTAAAAAAACCTATTTTCTTTAGAATATCCAAAGGCTTTGCACCCGTCCCATACTGTACATGAAATAATGCTACTTCGTTCAGCTGTTTATAAAAATACCATTGGTACAACCAGGTCAAACTAAACTGAGATTGCTCTTTGTGAAATTTATAAATGAACTCCATATCCATACTGTTCTTCAACAAGAGCACTATCCATTTATAAAGGCGAGTGAATTTATTTTTAGGAATTTTATAATCTTCCAGTTTAATTTTGTCCATCAAACCATACTGAGCAATCAAACTACTTCTCAAGTTGGGTTCTGTTTCTAGAATTTTGTGAACTAAAATTTCTACCTCATAACCTAAATTAATGGCACTAACAATCTGAGCTACAATAAATGTTTCGGACAAATGCGGGAACTCGCGTAATTTGAAAATTATTTTTTTAGATTTATTCATTTTCTCAATAACCTCTTTCTTATTTCTCTTCCTTTGGTCGTCAACACAAAAAGGAGTTCATTCAATGGCAATAGT from Flavobacterium ovatum carries:
- a CDS encoding glycosyltransferase; the encoded protein is MNKSKKIIFKLREFPHLSETFIVAQIVSAINLGYEVEILVHKILETEPNLRSSLIAQYGLMDKIKLEDYKIPKNKFTRLYKWIVLLLKNSMDMEFIYKFHKEQSQFSLTWLYQWYFYKQLNEVALFHVQYGTGAKPLDILKKIGFFKPKLIATFHGHDAFFPINGFISQEGYYDNLFQYADLITANTPYLGDKLIEIGCPKSLLQLIPVGVDTDFFYSKKQMKLPSSILKLITVGRLDKVKGQLFAIEVVRQLINKGIDVELTIIGGGEEQSNLENLTTKYSLEEKVFFLGKKLPVEIREALWCHDVYLLMAVPLPDGRRETQGLATLEAQSCGLPVVVFDSGGVKYTVDNGISGFVCPEHDVETVVDKIAILANKTDQLEQMGANAVTFVKENYAQSVIDERWRKIYNKVINEK
- a CDS encoding glycosyltransferase family A protein; amino-acid sequence: MKNNELISIILPVYNGEKYISLAIESCLNQSYSNIELIIVNDCSTDGTLEVITPFLEKDHRITVLNNPINLKLPASLNIGHRIAKGDFITWTSDDNIYKFDAIEILVNELENREADVVYSDFIMINEIGSILTEVEYGEFENNIFGNFIGASFLYKKEVFQRNNGYDENLFLVEDYDFWLRAIVHSKFSHIKKKLYYYRKHDDSLTYQVKYINETKELWKNNLKKMYANFCFLVENEENEEIAIFLTNGLSFQKTAFEWFVNNHETIKKFKTNLKLNTNFNIKSTLIEKVFLIKTIDALRQSNSSKSKLSDLFFVLSNYGRVLGKNELKKLVKYFLKVN